One part of the Nocardioides zeae genome encodes these proteins:
- a CDS encoding acyl-CoA dehydrogenase family protein — protein sequence MTVDGPRTIPDGTRTGAAGQPRTLAAALPRIRAVLADLAVGAGERDLRREHPYAGVRALADAGFGRLRVPAEHGGFDVDLPTLVGLLVEAGQADSNLPQIWRGHFTATEILRQEVDAEARRHWFAAIADGAVFGNAQSEPSTVPGAEPTTTRVRVAADGARLVSGRKFYSTGARFADYVRAAVVHDDDRRGFVVVPARHPGVTHVDDWDGVGQRQTGSGTTLFDDVPVEPHGDVGGFREALRGLDSFVQLVHLANLVGIARDVLAETTAVVRSRTRTSLHALSQDATSDPEVLGVVGRIHTRVLTAEGLLRTAVEALEEAHAVGEEAAYSAAYVVTSSAQVGVIEAVLDAATTAFDAGGSSAVREQVHLDRHWRNARTLASHNPVVHKPRIVGDHVVNGRTPEPGYYRDRRSLDDADAPVDRSQEGAL from the coding sequence ATGACCGTCGACGGCCCCCGCACGATCCCCGACGGCACCCGCACCGGTGCCGCCGGCCAGCCGCGCACGCTCGCCGCGGCGTTGCCCCGCATCCGGGCGGTGCTCGCCGACCTCGCGGTCGGGGCGGGGGAGCGCGACCTGCGGCGCGAGCACCCCTACGCCGGCGTGCGGGCCCTCGCCGACGCCGGCTTCGGGCGGCTGCGCGTCCCGGCCGAGCACGGCGGGTTCGACGTCGACCTGCCCACCCTGGTCGGTCTCCTCGTCGAGGCCGGGCAGGCCGACTCGAACCTCCCGCAGATCTGGCGTGGCCACTTCACCGCGACGGAGATCCTGCGCCAGGAGGTCGACGCGGAGGCGCGGCGCCACTGGTTCGCGGCCATCGCGGACGGGGCGGTGTTCGGCAACGCCCAGTCCGAGCCGTCGACGGTGCCGGGAGCCGAGCCCACGACGACCCGCGTGCGGGTCGCCGCGGACGGGGCGCGGCTGGTGTCGGGGCGCAAGTTCTACTCGACCGGCGCCCGGTTCGCCGACTACGTGCGCGCCGCCGTGGTCCACGACGACGACCGCCGCGGCTTCGTCGTCGTGCCCGCGCGCCACCCCGGCGTCACGCACGTCGACGACTGGGACGGGGTCGGGCAGCGCCAGACCGGCAGCGGCACCACCTTGTTCGACGACGTCCCCGTGGAGCCCCACGGCGACGTCGGCGGGTTCAGGGAGGCCCTGCGCGGGCTGGACTCGTTCGTCCAGCTGGTGCACCTCGCCAACCTCGTCGGCATCGCCCGCGACGTGCTCGCGGAGACCACCGCCGTGGTCCGGTCGCGCACCCGCACCAGCCTCCACGCGCTGAGCCAGGACGCGACGAGCGACCCCGAGGTGCTCGGCGTGGTCGGCCGCATCCACACCCGGGTGCTCACGGCGGAGGGCCTGCTGCGCACCGCCGTGGAGGCGCTCGAGGAGGCGCACGCCGTGGGGGAGGAGGCGGCCTACAGCGCGGCGTACGTCGTGACGTCCTCGGCGCAGGTCGGCGTGATCGAGGCCGTCCTCGACGCCGCGACCACCGCGTTCGACGCCGGCGGCTCGTCCGCGGTGCGCGAGCAGGTGCACCTCGACCGGCACTGGCGCAACGCGCGCACCCTCGCCTCCCACAACCCGGTCGTCCACAAGCCGCGCATCGTCGGCGACCACGTCGTCAACGGCCGCACCCCCGAACCGGGCTACTACCGCGATCGGCGGTCGCTCGACGACGCCGACGCCCCCGTCGACCGCTCGCAGGAAGGGGCCCTCTGA
- a CDS encoding dipeptide ABC transporter ATP-binding protein, which yields MTDTPEASPLLSVEGLSVAYRVGRSTRRVLHDVSFELAPGQVLALVGESGSGKTTTGHAVLGLLPENGEVVGGRIRFRDQVLTDLSPRGWRAVRGSAVSLVPQDPTVSLDPVRRVGAQVEDVLLLHTDLDAEARARRVHELFELVGFTDVARRVRQYPHELSGGMRQRVLVAAAVAAEPELIVADEPTSGLDATVQQQVLDLVDDLRRRSGTAVVLVTHDLGVAADRSDLIGVMHEGRLVELGPTAEVIAAPQHAYTRRLLDAVPSRRPVVPRPPRSAAPADRVVEVRDLTRTYGDLTAVDGVSFDVRRGETFAIVGESGSGKSTTARVLTGLTEATSGTVRLLGSDVTHLDRAGFRPLRRAVQIVHQNPFASFDPRFDVRDVVEEPLRSFAPRSLHPGRRRQQRREHEERVVAALEAAALSADFLRRHPRELSGGQRQRVAIARALVLEPEVVVLDEPISALDVSVAAQILDLLRRLQDERGLTYVFISHDLAVVRAISDRVAVMQHGRIVEQGPTERVFSAPGDPYTERLLDAIAGRALTPGAAS from the coding sequence ATGACCGACACCCCCGAGGCGTCCCCGCTCCTCTCCGTCGAGGGCCTCTCGGTCGCCTACCGCGTGGGCCGCTCGACCCGACGGGTGCTGCACGACGTGTCGTTCGAGCTCGCGCCCGGCCAGGTCCTCGCCCTCGTCGGCGAGTCCGGCTCCGGCAAGACCACGACCGGTCATGCCGTGCTGGGCCTGCTCCCCGAGAACGGGGAGGTCGTCGGCGGCCGCATCCGGTTCCGCGACCAGGTCCTCACCGACCTGAGCCCGCGGGGCTGGCGCGCGGTCCGTGGCAGCGCGGTCAGCCTCGTCCCGCAGGACCCGACGGTCTCGCTCGACCCGGTGCGCCGGGTCGGCGCCCAGGTCGAGGACGTGCTGCTGCTCCACACCGACCTCGACGCCGAGGCCCGGGCCCGCCGGGTGCACGAGCTGTTCGAGCTCGTCGGCTTCACCGACGTGGCGCGCCGCGTGCGGCAGTACCCCCACGAGCTCTCCGGCGGCATGCGCCAGCGCGTGCTCGTGGCGGCCGCCGTCGCCGCCGAGCCGGAGCTCATCGTCGCCGACGAGCCCACCTCGGGCCTCGACGCGACGGTGCAGCAGCAGGTGCTCGACCTCGTCGACGACCTCCGCCGTCGTTCGGGCACGGCGGTCGTGCTCGTCACCCACGACCTGGGTGTCGCCGCCGACCGCTCCGACCTCATCGGGGTGATGCACGAGGGCCGCCTCGTCGAGCTCGGTCCCACGGCCGAGGTCATCGCGGCGCCGCAGCACGCCTACACCCGTCGCCTGCTCGACGCCGTGCCGTCGCGCCGGCCCGTGGTGCCGCGCCCGCCCCGCTCGGCCGCTCCGGCGGACCGGGTGGTGGAGGTGCGCGACCTGACGCGGACCTACGGCGACCTCACCGCCGTCGACGGCGTCTCCTTCGACGTACGCCGCGGGGAGACCTTCGCCATCGTCGGCGAGTCCGGCAGCGGGAAGTCCACGACGGCCCGGGTGCTCACCGGCCTGACGGAGGCGACGTCGGGCACGGTGCGCCTGCTGGGATCCGACGTGACGCACCTCGACCGCGCCGGCTTCCGCCCCCTGCGCCGTGCCGTGCAGATCGTCCACCAGAACCCGTTCGCCTCGTTCGACCCCCGCTTCGACGTGCGCGACGTGGTCGAGGAGCCCCTGCGCTCGTTCGCGCCGCGGTCGCTCCACCCGGGGCGCCGCCGGCAGCAGCGGCGCGAGCACGAAGAGCGCGTCGTCGCGGCGCTCGAGGCCGCCGCGCTGTCGGCCGACTTCCTGCGGCGTCACCCCCGGGAGCTCTCGGGCGGCCAGCGCCAGCGGGTCGCGATCGCGCGCGCCCTCGTGCTCGAGCCGGAGGTCGTCGTGCTCGACGAGCCGATCTCCGCGCTCGACGTGTCGGTGGCGGCGCAGATCCTCGACCTCCTGCGCCGGCTGCAGGACGAGCGGGGCCTGACCTACGTCTTCATCTCGCACGACCTCGCCGTGGTGCGGGCGATCTCCGACCGCGTCGCGGTCATGCAGCACGGCCGGATCGTCGAGCAGGGCCCCACCGAGCGGGTCTTCTCCGCCCCCGGCGACCCCTACACGGAGCGGCTGCTCGACGCGATCGCCGGCCGCGCCCTCACCCCAGGAGCAGCGTCATGA
- a CDS encoding ABC transporter permease — protein MSTVLAKHPAPASPAPAGEPAAPAVTAGSRARAVLRWTGARWSLGLALAVVGLVLLWAVVPQLFTSYDPVAVDPANNLRPPGEGHLFGTDNLGRDVYSRVVHGARASLSGSAIAVAVGVLVGSLAGAVAGWFGGFVDTVVMRVIDVVLSIPGFLLAITLVVLLGFGIVQAAIAVGLTSSATFARLIRSEVLKARASTYVEAAITSGASSLAILRRHVVPNSIAPTLSLITVQFGIAIIWIASLSFLGLGAQPPDPEWGRLVADGRNYIATRGWLTLYPGLTVVAVVLATNHISRHLAKRSTR, from the coding sequence ATGAGCACCGTCCTCGCGAAGCATCCCGCACCGGCGTCGCCCGCCCCGGCGGGCGAGCCGGCCGCACCCGCGGTCACCGCCGGCTCCCGGGCCCGCGCCGTCCTCCGCTGGACCGGGGCTCGCTGGAGCCTCGGCCTCGCGCTCGCCGTCGTCGGTCTCGTGCTGCTGTGGGCCGTCGTGCCGCAGCTGTTCACCAGCTACGACCCCGTCGCCGTCGACCCCGCCAACAACCTGCGTCCGCCGGGCGAGGGCCACCTGTTCGGCACCGACAACCTCGGACGCGACGTCTACTCCCGCGTCGTCCACGGCGCGCGCGCCTCGCTGTCGGGGTCCGCCATCGCCGTCGCGGTCGGCGTGCTCGTCGGGTCGCTCGCCGGGGCCGTCGCCGGCTGGTTCGGCGGGTTCGTCGACACCGTCGTCATGCGGGTCATCGACGTGGTCCTCTCCATCCCCGGCTTCCTGCTGGCGATCACCCTCGTCGTGCTCCTCGGCTTCGGGATCGTGCAGGCGGCCATCGCCGTGGGCCTCACCTCGTCGGCCACGTTCGCGCGCCTCATCCGTTCCGAGGTGCTCAAGGCCCGGGCGAGCACGTACGTCGAGGCCGCGATCACCAGCGGCGCCTCGAGCCTCGCGATCCTGCGCCGCCACGTCGTGCCGAACTCGATCGCCCCGACGCTGTCGCTCATCACGGTGCAGTTCGGCATCGCGATCATCTGGATCGCGTCGCTGAGCTTCCTCGGCCTCGGTGCCCAGCCGCCGGACCCGGAGTGGGGGCGCCTCGTCGCCGACGGTCGCAACTACATCGCGACGCGCGGGTGGCTGACGCTCTACCCGGGGCTCACCGTCGTCGCCGTGGTGCTGGCGACCAACCACATCTCCCGCCACCTCGCGAAGCGGAGCACCCGATGA
- a CDS encoding ABC transporter permease, translating to MRRYVARRLGQAVLVLWAAYTLSFVLLSALPGDAVSNRIKNPDAQVSPEAGRILLDYYGLDRPLWEQYVHGLWSALRGDLGFSLSTGSEVTSLVADALPSTLQLTGLALVVAVLLAVAVALVANYAPWRWVRSLAESVPALFASVPTFVVGILALQYLSFRFHLVPAVDDGTPLALVAPAVTLGIVVAAPLSQVLTASIAGTRRQPFVHVLQARGAGEGYIFRKDVLRNSSLPVLTLLGLAVGELIAGSVVTEAVYARPGIGQLTVGAVQTQDLPVVQGVVLLSTAAYVAVNLAVDLAYPLIDPRILVDGRARSSTRARGAAAEVVAGEPVVPVPPTGAVQPTPSGRRGLPVEVAMP from the coding sequence GTGAGGCGCTACGTCGCGCGGCGCCTCGGGCAGGCGGTCCTGGTCCTCTGGGCCGCCTACACCCTGTCGTTCGTGCTGCTGAGCGCCCTCCCGGGGGACGCGGTCTCCAACCGCATCAAGAACCCGGACGCGCAGGTCTCGCCCGAGGCGGGACGCATCCTGCTCGACTACTACGGTCTCGACCGGCCGCTGTGGGAGCAGTACGTGCACGGCCTCTGGTCCGCGCTGCGGGGTGACCTGGGGTTCTCCCTGTCGACGGGCTCGGAGGTCACGTCCCTCGTCGCGGACGCCCTGCCGTCGACGCTCCAGCTCACCGGCCTGGCCCTCGTGGTCGCGGTGCTGCTGGCCGTCGCGGTGGCGCTGGTCGCGAACTACGCGCCGTGGCGGTGGGTGCGCTCGCTCGCCGAGTCCGTGCCCGCCCTGTTCGCCTCGGTGCCCACGTTCGTCGTCGGCATCCTGGCCCTGCAGTACCTCTCCTTCCGGTTCCACCTCGTGCCGGCGGTCGACGACGGCACGCCGCTGGCGCTCGTCGCCCCGGCGGTCACGCTCGGCATCGTCGTCGCGGCGCCGCTGAGCCAGGTGCTGACGGCGTCGATCGCCGGCACCCGGCGCCAGCCCTTCGTGCACGTGCTGCAGGCCAGGGGCGCGGGGGAGGGCTACATCTTCCGCAAGGACGTCCTGCGCAACTCGTCCCTCCCGGTGCTGACCCTCCTCGGCCTCGCGGTCGGCGAGCTCATCGCCGGCTCCGTGGTCACCGAGGCGGTCTACGCCCGCCCCGGGATCGGCCAGCTGACGGTCGGCGCGGTGCAGACCCAGGACCTGCCGGTCGTGCAGGGCGTCGTGCTGCTCTCCACCGCGGCGTACGTCGCGGTGAACCTCGCGGTGGACCTCGCCTACCCGCTCATCGACCCCCGGATCCTCGTGGACGGCCGTGCGCGGTCGTCGACACGGGCGCGCGGCGCGGCCGCGGAGGTCGTGGCCGGCGAGCCCGTCGTCCCGGTGCCGCCGACCGGGGCGGTCCAGCCGACGCCGTCGGGCCGGCGCGGGCTGCCGGTGGAGGTGGCGATGCCATGA
- a CDS encoding ABC transporter substrate-binding protein, with amino-acid sequence MTPPRLRQTLASLAAVAVLGAGLSACSSASDAAGAVGDPVAGGTLEVYDPVEYGAWQITNTLWSNSNVTDNLVDRLTWQDPETGEIKPWLAESWEISEDELSYTFHLRDGVTFSNGEPVDAAIVAANYDQHGYGDEALGVAPDQFFTGYAGSEVVDPLTVTINFTEPNAGFLQVTSIYRSGILAQSYLDLDWNAKGQAENLIGSGPFVVADVEGTTGITLARRDGYDWAPTGAAHDGEAYLDEIVFTSVPEASTRVGALQSGEAHVARNIAPYDEETVTAAGGQLLAVPVQGQVNKLSISLGADAPTRELAVRQALQAATDREEINATVLSDSYGIPTSSLVASTPGHGDASSYLETDTARAEELLEDAGWVEGSDGIREKDGERLSFTLYVTPYYQVSQAVLELLQAQWEEVGVETELQTPSLTEYEALLADDPQAVVFQQGQLSRADVDVLRTAFDSTAQDTTRATTPDATLDELVRAQALVFDPTERQAAVQAVEDHVFENALIIPLYEETQVFGLAPSVQGFGTEAVARAWYYDTWINE; translated from the coding sequence ATGACCCCGCCCCGCCTCCGCCAGACCCTGGCCTCCCTCGCCGCCGTCGCCGTCCTCGGGGCCGGTCTGTCGGCGTGCAGCAGTGCCTCCGACGCCGCCGGCGCCGTGGGCGACCCCGTCGCCGGCGGCACGCTCGAGGTCTACGACCCGGTCGAGTACGGCGCCTGGCAGATCACCAACACGCTGTGGTCGAACAGCAACGTGACCGACAACCTCGTCGACCGCCTCACCTGGCAGGACCCGGAGACCGGCGAGATCAAGCCGTGGCTCGCCGAGTCGTGGGAGATCAGCGAGGACGAGCTGAGCTACACGTTCCACCTCCGCGACGGCGTGACCTTCTCCAACGGCGAGCCGGTCGACGCCGCGATCGTGGCGGCGAACTACGACCAGCACGGCTACGGCGACGAGGCCCTCGGCGTCGCGCCGGACCAGTTCTTCACGGGCTACGCGGGCTCGGAGGTCGTCGACCCGCTCACCGTGACCATCAACTTCACGGAGCCCAACGCGGGCTTCCTCCAGGTCACGTCGATCTACCGGTCCGGCATCCTCGCGCAGTCCTACCTCGACCTCGACTGGAACGCCAAGGGACAGGCCGAGAACCTGATCGGCTCCGGGCCCTTCGTCGTCGCCGACGTCGAGGGCACGACGGGCATCACCCTCGCGCGCCGTGACGGCTACGACTGGGCGCCCACCGGCGCCGCCCACGACGGCGAGGCCTACCTCGACGAGATCGTCTTCACCTCGGTGCCGGAGGCCAGCACCCGGGTCGGTGCCCTGCAGTCGGGCGAGGCCCACGTCGCGCGCAACATCGCGCCGTACGACGAGGAGACCGTCACGGCCGCCGGTGGCCAGCTCCTCGCCGTACCCGTCCAGGGGCAGGTCAACAAGCTGTCGATCTCCCTCGGCGCGGACGCGCCGACGCGGGAGCTCGCCGTGCGTCAGGCCCTACAGGCGGCCACGGACCGCGAGGAGATCAACGCGACCGTGCTGTCCGACAGCTACGGCATCCCGACGAGCAGCCTCGTCGCCTCGACGCCGGGCCACGGGGACGCGTCGTCCTACCTCGAGACCGACACGGCCCGTGCCGAGGAGCTCCTCGAGGACGCCGGGTGGGTCGAGGGCTCCGACGGCATCCGGGAGAAGGACGGCGAGCGGTTGTCGTTCACGCTCTACGTGACGCCCTACTACCAGGTCTCGCAGGCGGTGCTCGAGCTGCTGCAGGCCCAGTGGGAGGAGGTCGGCGTCGAGACCGAGCTGCAGACGCCGTCGCTGACGGAGTACGAGGCGCTGCTGGCCGACGACCCGCAGGCCGTGGTGTTCCAGCAGGGCCAGCTCTCGCGCGCCGACGTCGACGTGCTGCGCACCGCCTTCGACTCGACGGCGCAGGACACGACCCGCGCCACCACCCCGGACGCCACGCTCGACGAGCTGGTCCGTGCCCAGGCCCTCGTCTTCGACCCGACGGAGCGGCAGGCAGCCGTGCAGGCGGTCGAGGACCACGTGTTCGAGAACGCGCTCATCATCCCGCTCTACGAGGAGACGCAGGTCTTCGGCCTCGCGCCCAGCGTGCAGGGCTTCGGCACCGAGGCGGTCGCGCGCGCCTGGTACTACGACACCTGGATCAACGAGTGA
- a CDS encoding acyl-CoA dehydrogenase family protein, with product MTTAPTSRPAPSLSDAAEAVDAADTHPLVVAARTLAAEVLRPAALATDRDGVPRSHVDALAAAGLLHHAAATTHGGADAGRSVDRRLHEVLAGACFSTWLVWAQHAPQVARLAGLAAAGRRLPPLAAAVLRGHVLLGAGVSDVRRFPERYVAARRATDGWTLDGELSWVSGWGLNDAVTVEAVDPVALEVVTALVPAGDLDTVPLGLAAVAGSRTERARLDAVQVPDSHVLDTVPLAAWRARDLGVAGDARPHHFGLAATVLEELEAAADPDAHAVARAWRPRIATLRSTAYTLADEVTATGVGGHRLSDRLATKVATLDALGVLTRALLAARSGRGLATDDTAQLHARSALFALVQGQNDDVRHAQLTHLADLAGAR from the coding sequence ATGACCACCGCGCCCACCTCTCGCCCCGCCCCCTCACTGTCGGACGCCGCCGAGGCCGTGGACGCTGCGGACACCCACCCGCTGGTCGTCGCGGCCCGCACGCTGGCGGCGGAGGTGCTGCGTCCGGCCGCCCTCGCGACGGACCGTGACGGTGTGCCGCGATCGCACGTCGACGCGCTCGCCGCCGCCGGACTCCTCCACCACGCCGCCGCGACGACGCACGGCGGCGCCGACGCCGGCCGCAGCGTCGACCGTCGGCTCCACGAGGTGCTCGCGGGCGCCTGCTTCAGCACCTGGCTGGTCTGGGCGCAGCACGCTCCGCAGGTGGCCCGGCTCGCCGGCCTCGCCGCCGCGGGGCGTCGGCTCCCCCCGCTCGCCGCCGCGGTGCTGCGCGGCCACGTGCTGCTCGGCGCCGGGGTCAGCGACGTGAGGCGGTTCCCGGAGCGGTACGTCGCGGCCCGCCGCGCCACCGACGGGTGGACGCTCGACGGCGAGCTCTCGTGGGTGAGCGGGTGGGGCCTCAACGACGCCGTCACGGTGGAGGCGGTCGACCCCGTGGCCCTCGAGGTCGTGACCGCCCTCGTGCCCGCGGGCGACCTGGACACCGTCCCGCTCGGCCTGGCGGCCGTGGCCGGCAGCCGCACCGAGCGGGCCCGCCTCGACGCCGTGCAGGTCCCGGACTCCCACGTGCTCGACACCGTGCCGCTCGCCGCGTGGCGGGCGCGCGACCTCGGGGTCGCGGGCGACGCCCGACCGCACCACTTCGGCCTCGCCGCCACCGTGCTCGAGGAGCTCGAGGCCGCCGCGGACCCCGACGCCCACGCCGTCGCCCGCGCCTGGCGGCCGCGGATCGCGACCCTGCGGTCGACGGCGTACACCCTCGCCGACGAGGTCACCGCCACGGGCGTGGGCGGTCACCGCCTGTCGGACCGTCTCGCGACGAAGGTCGCGACCCTCGACGCCCTCGGCGTCCTCACGCGCGCGCTCCTCGCGGCGCGTTCCGGACGCGGCCTCGCCACCGACGACACCGCCCAGCTCCACGCGCGTTCCGCGCTGTTCGCCCTCGTGCAGGGCCAGAACGACGACGTGCGCCACGCCCAGCTCACCCACCTCGCCGACCTCGCCGGCGCCCGCTGA
- a CDS encoding LLM class flavin-dependent oxidoreductase: MSAQYLWYIPNQIEPGHRGDAVRSDHNSLETLTSHARALEDNGWTGALIGTSWGRPDTFTVATALAARTTTFEPLVAIRPGYWRPANFAAAAATLDHLTGGRLRVNIVSGRDDLAAYGDAEGDQAHRYGRTKEFLQVVRRLWTQERVTYEGEHFSVTNSTVTPRITATPGRPHPTLYFGGASEAAERVAATEADVQLFWGETLDGVGERIDRLRTLSDRLEREHAPLEFGLRITTLVRGTTDEAWADAEAKVAEMARSHGEFAHDPDRRAAEGQQRLLRLAEQGDVLDDNLYTAPGRYGGGGAGTTWLVGSAEDVATSLRRYADLGITHFVLSDTPYLREIERQGRSLLPLLRG, encoded by the coding sequence GTGAGCGCCCAGTACCTGTGGTACATCCCCAACCAGATCGAGCCCGGCCACCGCGGTGACGCGGTGCGCTCCGACCACAACAGCCTCGAGACGCTGACGAGCCACGCCCGCGCGCTCGAGGACAACGGCTGGACCGGCGCGCTCATCGGCACCAGCTGGGGCCGGCCCGACACCTTCACGGTCGCGACGGCCCTGGCGGCGCGCACCACCACCTTCGAGCCGCTCGTGGCGATCCGGCCGGGCTACTGGCGTCCCGCGAACTTCGCCGCGGCAGCCGCCACGCTCGACCACCTCACCGGCGGCCGGCTCCGCGTCAACATCGTGTCGGGCCGCGACGACCTCGCGGCGTACGGGGACGCCGAGGGCGACCAGGCCCACCGCTACGGCCGCACGAAGGAGTTCCTCCAGGTGGTGCGTCGCCTGTGGACCCAGGAGCGCGTGACCTACGAGGGCGAGCACTTCTCGGTCACCAACTCGACCGTCACGCCGCGGATCACCGCGACCCCGGGCCGCCCCCACCCCACCCTCTACTTCGGCGGGGCCTCGGAGGCCGCCGAGCGGGTCGCGGCCACGGAGGCCGACGTGCAGCTCTTCTGGGGCGAGACCCTCGACGGCGTCGGAGAGCGCATCGACCGCCTCCGCACCCTGTCCGACCGGCTCGAGCGCGAGCACGCGCCGCTGGAGTTCGGCCTCCGCATCACCACGCTGGTGCGTGGGACCACCGACGAGGCATGGGCCGACGCGGAGGCGAAGGTCGCGGAGATGGCGCGCTCCCACGGCGAGTTCGCGCACGACCCCGACCGCCGGGCCGCCGAGGGCCAGCAGCGGCTGCTCCGCCTCGCCGAGCAGGGCGACGTCCTCGACGACAACCTCTACACGGCACCGGGTCGGTACGGCGGGGGCGGCGCGGGCACGACGTGGCTCGTCGGCTCCGCGGAGGACGTGGCGACGTCGCTGCGCCGCTACGCCGACCTGGGCATCACGCACTTCGTGCTGTCCGACACGCCGTACCTCCGCGAGATCGAGCGTCAGGGCCGGAGCCTCCTCCCGCTGCTGCGGGGATGA
- a CDS encoding MFS transporter has product MTAEVAPPACPGSTRATRDPAAARRLVIVFAVTSTLAYGAMSQSFSVLLVPMATDLGVTRTAVAGAATVSTIVGALAALPVGSLLDRWGGRMLMTTGSVVGVLAVVAWSRAADIRGVYLAFALVGMALAMSTYEAAFAVLVAVADAARRDGAILAVTMAAGLATSFYYPLTGWLETQLGWRGTLLVHAAALAVVAVPAHFLVVPDRRSHRLGSVRRGGTPVGAALRNPRLWLLGLALVAQAGAVAAFLLLMVGYFVDVGHSPAVAATLPVVVGIMQITSRLCLAPLARRFGMARVATVAFAVQGTGLLLLPLVATSVPLALVCVACVGVGLGVSVVAKPSIVADTFGVARFASIVGLLTVPVALSRAGAPLGAAWLGDWRFLVASGAASLVGAAALGLVARRGLRPGVTPASSPDVMRTTAPRRRPA; this is encoded by the coding sequence ATGACCGCCGAGGTCGCTCCCCCCGCGTGTCCCGGCTCCACCCGCGCCACGCGCGACCCGGCGGCCGCGCGTCGCCTGGTGATCGTCTTCGCCGTCACCTCGACGCTGGCCTACGGCGCCATGTCCCAGTCGTTCTCCGTCCTCCTCGTGCCGATGGCCACCGACCTCGGCGTCACCCGCACCGCCGTGGCGGGGGCGGCGACGGTGTCGACGATCGTCGGCGCGCTGGCCGCGCTGCCGGTGGGATCCCTGCTCGACCGCTGGGGCGGGCGGATGCTGATGACGACCGGCTCGGTGGTCGGGGTGCTCGCCGTGGTCGCCTGGTCACGTGCCGCGGACATCCGCGGGGTCTACCTGGCGTTCGCGCTCGTCGGCATGGCGCTGGCGATGTCGACCTACGAGGCGGCGTTCGCCGTGCTCGTCGCCGTGGCCGACGCCGCACGGCGCGATGGCGCGATCCTCGCCGTGACGATGGCGGCCGGGCTGGCGACGAGCTTCTACTACCCGCTCACCGGCTGGCTCGAGACGCAGCTGGGGTGGCGTGGCACCCTCCTCGTGCACGCCGCGGCCCTGGCCGTGGTGGCGGTGCCGGCGCACTTCCTCGTCGTGCCGGACCGGCGCAGCCACCGGCTCGGCAGCGTGCGCCGCGGCGGCACCCCGGTCGGCGCCGCCCTGCGCAACCCACGGCTCTGGCTCCTGGGCCTCGCGCTCGTGGCGCAAGCCGGGGCCGTCGCGGCGTTCCTGCTGCTCATGGTCGGCTACTTCGTCGACGTCGGGCACTCCCCCGCCGTCGCCGCCACCCTGCCGGTGGTCGTCGGCATCATGCAGATCACCTCGCGGCTCTGCCTCGCCCCGCTCGCGCGGCGGTTCGGCATGGCCCGGGTCGCGACGGTGGCGTTCGCGGTCCAGGGCACCGGTCTCCTCCTGCTGCCGCTCGTCGCGACGTCCGTGCCGCTCGCCCTCGTCTGCGTGGCGTGCGTCGGCGTGGGGCTCGGTGTCAGCGTCGTCGCCAAGCCGTCGATCGTGGCCGACACCTTCGGCGTCGCGCGCTTCGCCAGCATCGTCGGGCTCCTCACCGTGCCCGTCGCGCTCTCCCGCGCCGGCGCCCCGCTCGGAGCGGCGTGGCTGGGCGACTGGCGGTTCCTCGTCGCCTCGGGCGCCGCCTCGCTGGTGGGCGCCGCCGCGCTGGGTCTGGTGGCCCGTCGGGGCCTGCGCCCCGGGGTGACGCCCGCCTCGTCGCCGGACGTCATGCGAACCACAGCCCCCCGGCGCCGCCCCGCATGA